The DNA segment TCGACATGCGGCGTATCGAAATTCTcctaaacaaaacaaaaattcttgaaaacaaCCCTTGAGCTGAAGCATCGAAGATTACCTTCCCATCAACGACGAAAGTTCCAtcgagtaattttatttttttcggaGGTGTTTCTTCTTTGACGTCAGATAATTTTAATTGAGGAATAACTTCTCTCTCTTTTTCCTTTTGCTCTAATattttgttcaattcttctatttttttccCTTGGATTTCTAATTGTTCAGTctgcatttttattattttactgaAACTATCTGTTTCTGAATTGTTCgctgaaaaaattgattacttTAGTCAACACTCTGGATCACACAATGGAGACTGGATAATAtttgtcaaagattatagagtagaaagatgggaaacgaggcgactaaagcgatttgagcgacatctgtgtgtcacgcgtgttattaaaacgctaggactggttaaaatattaatttgagtgccatttgcagaaatatatgacattttttaagatttcagacgtcaattttgatcaaagaggttttgaatgttttgactctcaaacgctttttgtttatctggctcgttctagttgccgatttttggagttttttgccttatttcttggtgaaaacttcaaaatattgttcgaaaattattgaatggtgaagaacggtggataaaataataaaatgtattttacgtgattaagtttttcactcaactaaggaaaatggaagcgtaagtattaaaagtcgtaacatgtgaatcggtcattcattgattcttattttcagtgctccgaagtggataaaattctcagggcttgaagacaattacttcagcaaacactactacaccatgtgcaatgaacattttactgcaggtcaattgagaactgttcatcgacgtaaattgttgtatgcagaaagcatcccttgcataaaCGGCCTATTAAGTGAATATgatatgatctttataggtccattcaatgattctcaattgctacactttcaatatattcagaaatgcagaggttttattgatttccatttgggaaccaagtgactgtcaaattgttgtttagaaagtcaaagttttatgaaacctgctgtgagtgttctgttcattcattaatcaatttgtatattgtgtcatgaagagaccatatcataggaaatcataaaaaaagcaccaagaaactatactgacatacaggtcttgcatatgtctgcaatatttgtatattttacaaattcaactaagttcattaattcagaacaacctattgtacagaaacaacaccttcgacgtatagcagatcaccatatactttagtgtcctaggaaaagcttcatttattgcccactatttcaatttctgtaaattttttatgaattgcaaataaacatatagcacaaccaacagcgtttttcgttgatatcaattgattccaaacaatgtttagatgaaaactaacatcctgatcacaaagcaaaaccatacttttgttttgtcgctcaggatgtttgttttctgatagaaacaaagtcaatattggaatgcaatacgagaaatagaattcgaatttcgcgcccctcaatcaaaaaacagaaaattgttatcaaaaagtattcctgtattgacagtgcgtttttagcgccatctcattgtcacgcgtgttttcactggccaaaatgtagtcggtttttagtactagcgatatgagggcgtttcttatctttctactctataatctttgatatttGTATTTCCGGGAATTGTGGTCATTATATAGTTTACTATTTACTCACCTTTCAATTCCACTCCTCTGAGCTGTCCAAGAAGGATCGCTATTTTTTCTTGATATTCTTGTTCTAAATTATTGAGGGATGAAGAATATTCTTTTTCCAGCTCTTTCAACTTTTCatcataaacttttttttctgggTGGTTTTCGCTAGGAGTATTTTCTAATTCAATTGATTTCATTGTTAAGCTACATTCTTTTTTCTTAAGTTCCATGGCTAAATCGATGAGTACTCTCATTCCTTGCTTGGCTTCAGCCATAGTTTGGATATTGTCTAAATTGATTCTTGATTTCGCATCtgaaatttgaaagttttgtatctTTTGTCTATCAATTTCTGGCTATTGatatagcaaaaaaaaaaggttgTTTGATTTGTGTCCAAATTGTTtaaagaaattttcaaaaaatcgagaattaaaaaaaaatgaaatcgaatTTGGCAACCAAGaaaaaaattgcgaaaattGTGGGtattatgataaaaaaaaaactatttcatTTCACATACCATCATCGGCATCTAGGAGTTTCTGTTGCATATCTTGAATTTGAACAGAACGTAATTCTATGTCATATTCTAAATTCTTGATTTCGGCCAAATCGGGATTACTTGAGGATTGCAAATTATCTAATTGTTTCTGCAGTAATGCTCTATCTTCTAACAGGCCTGCCAATGTCATTTCAATTTCTGTGAAACCTAATGCTACCTCAACTTCATGTTTGAGCTGAAAAACAGATTTTTCAAGGTTGATCTCATCAAATAAagatgaaaaattgggtatcaAGGTGTAAATAGTGCCAGAATTACAGACTTAAGTTGGTCTTCTGTACTAACCCAATTTGTGAACCTCTCAAGTCCAGaagatttgagttcttgtgctATTTTTCTAGTTGCTAAGGCATCTTTCAATCTCTTATTGGCTGCAACAGCCTCTTCGACCTTTCTTTTCAGAACATTTTGTTGCTTCAAATGCATAGTCTGCATCTTCTGAATTTGATTCTTTTTCTTAACATCTTCTTGTCGAAGCTTTGCCAACTCCCTTTCCCTCTGCAATTTCCAAGTCCGGAACTTTTCAGATTCCTCTTTCATACTCTTCACCAATCTGTAAGTTATCATTTATGAAAAGAATTAATAAaaagaattaataaaaataactCACTTCACTCTGTTTTGTTTCATCAGCAATATTTCATGAtttaattgcttgattttgTGTTCGTCCTTTTCTTTTAATCTTATGAGTTTATTTTGCTCATTGAGCTTTCTTGTTAGTTCGTGAATTTGGTTTTCTAGTTCCTTCACCCTTTTACGCCGCTCCTCCGCAATTTTACTTGGAACATTGTGTTGCACATTTTTCAGTTGTTGCATTAgttcatttttttctttctctaAAGCTGTGGGGACAAGTATTAATATAGTTAGAAGAGACACAAGTTTGAGaatcaaattatatttttgattTGTTTGAATTGTTTGAAAATTTGGTAGTTTTGATGATTTTGTTTGTTGAatccattttttcattgttgagGAATACAAATGGCACGAAACAATCTGATATCATGTAAACTAATTTAATAATTACGTACCTTCAATTCTCAgttcattttcccgaatattGTTGTAATCGACCATGTTTTGAGTGTTCCTTTCGAGCTCCTTGGCTAAAAATTCCTTCATGGCAAGTTTTTTCATCAAttccttcaattcattattcaattcaatCTGTCTTGTGGCGTAATGTTCTTGAATATCGTTTATTTCTTTGGCTTGAGTTTCATTGCAATGGTTATTAGCATCCATAAGGGAGGTAAATTCTGCTTCTTGTTCATTCATATCCACCTCAGCCTTTTTCGTTTCTGCATTAAGGTCTTCAAACTGATGtttcatttcttcaaatttagTTTTGCAATCTTTGAGAGTATCAGCATCGCCGCTTTCAAGGGCGATGGTTATATTATTCAATGTTATGTCGTAGTTTTCCTTTAGgtcgaaaatttttttactgAGCATTTCATTACAGGTTTGAAGATGTAATAATTTCTCAAGAAAACTAGCCTTATCATTCAACGCCGAGGATAACTTGTGAGTGAGATCTCGATTTTTTGCTCTGATATCTGCCACTTCCTGTTCAAGAAGTCTAATTTTTTCAAGGGAAACTGTAGGTCCACCTAGTcagaattattcaagaaattatGAAAtgatcgaaaaaaaatcatatgcatGCAATGTAAATTACACAGATAAATCCATATAATATACCTTGTCCTAATATTTGTAGCTGGAGCATTTTGACGGTCtttttcaattcattaattTGAGCTACCTGTGGATCTTGGTTTACAATtggtttattttttattttcctggCTCTATCAGCGTATCTCAGGGTTGATAAAGTTTCATCTATGTTATAGTCAGCTGGACTGACACAGGCTATCATTAATGTTATGCTATTTCCTCCAAGGGAATCTATACCAAAATGTTTGGGGATGAGAATTGAATGCATTATAATTCATAATTTCAGTGACAAATATTTATCATTAAAACTACGTAATACAACTTAATATATCATTAGGCAATATAATTTCTTTATAACCGAAAGAACTCTTGGGAGTATcaaaaaatatctttttataCAAAATAGCCAGAGATGTGATGTTTGaatatcaatttgaaaacgatttCAACTAGTGTTGAGATTGTAGATTAGGATCTTTAGAAATTATTGCACTGAATTTAAAAATCTGTGAAAATCAGTTTTGCCGATGGAATATGCTGAAACACTATTGAAAGTTATTCATAGAGTTGTTTGTAAAGTGATTCACAAGGGTTGTCAACGTTACAGAGCAAGTGCAATGCCACTTTAGGCATAGGGAAAGCCTATCTGCGCTTGCTCTTTCCAGTTTATAACTGTTTTGAATCACTCTACGAACTAACCACATATCATCCATTTCGAGTCCTGTGGAGTTCAATATTTAGATTTTTTCATCCGGAAATTTAATACCACAGAAGATGAATTCAATTAATTGATTAATTCACAAAAGACAGGTATATGATGGAAGGGCTCACCTTTCAAGAGTCTAGTTAGGTTGCTGTCTCTGTACGGTATAAATctattttcttgtttttcttcTCCCAGTAAAGATATAACATTTCCTAACACTAAAAGACCTTTATTTATATTTACACCTTCCTTAAAAGTTGTACCAACAGCGCCGGTCTTCTTGGGTCTTTCTGAACCAGCCAGATCGACTAAATGGAACTTTGCTGTTTTATTTTCCTCACtggaagaaaataaaaagaataatatCTATCAAGAAATTAAAAGTGTTTTTCTGGATAGCAATTTGAGATGGTTCCATCACATTGATTTGGTCTGTAGTAGATTAAAGAGCTTATTTTTTGCTATAAATAGAGTAACACACTGTTGATCAATATCTATTACAGCTTACTATTTAGCCTTTCATCTTACAACATCCTTCTTTGGGGAAATTCTTCAGAAACTGGTAGGGTCTTTATTGTACAAAAACAGATTTTGCACATGAGATTAGGCGCATAGATATGATATAATGCCAAGGTCATCTTctagaaaagtttttcacaaaaTAGTATTCTCACGCTATcttgtatttttattcttaaaacCTTATTGTACATTGAGGAGAAAGAGAATAGCATCACAAAATTATCCAGCTTTCATAACTATCATACAAGCAGTGGGGGAGTGCTGTTTATATCAAAACACAAAACAAGAAAATTCGAAATGTCTCTCCCATATGGCATAAAATTGTTTAACCATTTACTTTCCCATTTTTGATCTATCGATCTATCAGGAATTCAAAaagctttgttgttgagaaaCTGTTAATATTCTGTTGGTGAATGCATAAATGATGCTTTTAATGATTGTTgtattaatttctttttttctgaCTCATTTCACACATAATTTCAAGTCATAAGAGATCAATGaatgattcatttatttattaattatttgGACGGATTTACGGCGAAATGACATTCGGTAAATTTTACAGGagacgaaaaaaaaagaataatttcCCTGAAATGATTCGTATAATAATCAGCCGAATTTCTGtttgttgtatatttttttttaatatgttcTAGCATTTTGAAGGACATTATTggcaataatttatttttatttcaagacATTTATGAAAATTTGTCGCTTATGCCATTCACAATTTTTATATGCCATTAATTGGCGAAATACCGCCAATCAATTaagattttgaagatgaaaacaaacaaaatattgcAAAGCAATTGAATATCCGAAAAGTTCAGCATATGAGAAAAGGACAATATCAAAATAAGTTTATTTTTCCACTTACAGTTGTTACATTTCACAGCCGATTCTGTGCTATCCTCATGAGAGTTTCCTTGTTACTGGCAACATTCATATCCGATGCATCAGACACAGAATATAACATGCACGATAATAACTCGATCGTGCCTATCCACTTACTAACATAAACCGAAGCTGATGAATATAATTTCATACctaaatatgaaattcttcaacCTGCCATATCTAGcgaaatattcttaaaaaaataTGCTATACAGGGTATTTCTCATCAGAAATAAATGACACAGATTAGGAAcccattaatttttctattaattAATTCAATGCCAGTGAACAAGCGGCCTTCAAGAGtaacattattttgaattaaataaACAAGAGTTATATAATATGATATCAAGCACTttccatagaaatttttcaTCTCCACAAAATTGTAGTTAATCATTTTCCCCTCTCTTATAGTTGTGAACTCAAGTGTAAAAACACGAATAGAGttgaaaccataaaaataatgggaaaaaagggttttgaccattttctattatttatattgatacaaaccatatgatgctATATATTCTTGAAaccagtaaaaattaagctttaaaaaaattgcacagaaatctagtgttcccatttagaAAAACATAACTTTCGGTCATAGCtgcgtaattaaaaatcctgctaaaaaggcgagcacggcactggattctacgtaaacaaagtgcctgtataatgttttaatttcagagctctatcgtcGGTATTACTACttctcttgttagtttctcagaaaaagagaacgagaatggggtatcaaaTTTTGT comes from the Coccinella septempunctata chromosome 2, icCocSept1.1, whole genome shotgun sequence genome and includes:
- the LOC123308435 gene encoding chromosome-associated kinesin KIF4 isoform X2, whose translation is MGDNSSVKVAVRLRPLVKSEIEKGCKNILEVYKDVSQIHVKDSEKAFTYNYVLDTDASQIDLYNSCVKDIIPNLFEGYNLTILAYGQTGSGKTYSMGTTYTGNEDMGVIPRSVKQIFEIVKDNFTFDFTITVSFMELYQEILYDLLSEKPREQCMLEIREDPNKGIHIPGLTEIPVETTNDIFNCLIRGSSGRATACTNMNAQSSRSHAIFTLTIAMQAKHNSEENKTAKFHLVDLAGSERPKKTGAVGTTFKEGVNINKGLLVLGNVISLLGEEKQENRFIPYRDSNLTRLLKDSLGGNSITLMIACVSPADYNIDETLSTLRYADRARKIKNKPIVNQDPQVAQINELKKTVKMLQLQILGQGGPTVSLEKIRLLEQEVADIRAKNRDLTHKLSSALNDKASFLEKLLHLQTCNEMLSKKIFDLKENYDITLNNITIALESGDADTLKDCKTKFEEMKHQFEDLNAETKKAEVDMNEQEAEFTSLMDANNHCNETQAKEINDIQEHYATRQIELNNELKELMKKLAMKEFLAKELERNTQNMVDYNNIRENELRIEALEKEKNELMQQLKNVQHNVPSKIAEERRKRVKELENQIHELTRKLNEQNKLIRLKEKDEHKIKQLNHEILLMKQNRVKLVKSMKEESEKFRTWKLQRERELAKLRQEDVKKKNQIQKMQTMHLKQQNVLKRKVEEAVAANKRLKDALATRKIAQELKSSGLERFTNWLKHEVEVALGFTEIEMTLAGLLEDRALLQKQLDNLQSSSNPDLAEIKNLEYDIELRSVQIQDMQQKLLDADDDAKSRINLDNIQTMAEAKQGMRVLIDLAMELKKKECSLTMKSIELENTPSENHPEKKVYDEKLKELEKEYSSSLNNLEQEYQEKIAILLGQLRGVELKANNSETDSFSKIIKMQTEQLEIQGKKIEELNKILEQKEKEREVIPQLKLSDVKEETPPKKIKLLDGTFVVDGKENFDTPHVEEDNILKDPDWVKTPIGRRVMVEKKNIVQTMRQTMKSKLSFEDDQKTEKPGKRSSDGGCACTTNCQSNRCGCRKTGLSCRGNCKCNTLACTNRTEETIEQISDKRTFKKPRVKV
- the LOC123308435 gene encoding chromosome-associated kinesin KIF4 isoform X1, with translation MGDNSSVKVAVRLRPLVKSEIEKGCKNILEVYKDVSQIHVKDSEKAFTYNYVLDTDASQIDLYNSCVKDIIPNLFEGYNLTILAYGQTGSGKTYSMGTTYTGNEDMGVIPRSVKQIFEIVKDNFTFDFTITVSFMELYQEILYDLLSEKPREQCMLEIREDPNKGIHIPGLTEIPVETTNDIFNCLIRGSSGRATACTNMNAQSSRSHAIFTLTIAMQAKHNSEENKTAKFHLVDLAGSERPKKTGAVGTTFKEGVNINKGLLVLGNVISLLGEEKQENRFIPYRDSNLTRLLKDSLGGNSITLMIACVSPADYNIDETLSTLRYADRARKIKNKPIVNQDPQVAQINELKKTVKMLQLQILGQGGPTVSLEKIRLLEQEVADIRAKNRDLTHKLSSALNDKASFLEKLLHLQTCNEMLSKKIFDLKENYDITLNNITIALESGDADTLKDCKTKFEEMKHQFEDLNAETKKAEVDMNEQEAEFTSLMDANNHCNETQAKEINDIQEHYATRQIELNNELKELMKKLAMKEFLAKELERNTQNMVDYNNIRENELRIEALEKEKNELMQQLKNVQHNVPSKIAEERRKRVKELENQIHELTRKLNEQNKLIRLKEKDEHKIKQLNHEILLMKQNRVKLVKSMKEESEKFRTWKLQRERELAKLRQEDVKKKNQIQKMQTMHLKQQNVLKRKVEEAVAANKRLKDALATRKIAQELKSSGLERFTNWLKHEVEVALGFTEIEMTLAGLLEDRALLQKQLDNLQSSSNPDLAEIKNLEYDIELRSVQIQDMQQKLLDADDDAKSRINLDNIQTMAEAKQGMRVLIDLAMELKKKECSLTMKSIELENTPSENHPEKKVYDEKLKELEKEYSSSLNNLEQEYQEKIAILLGQLRGVELKANNSETDSFSKIIKMQTEQLEIQGKKIEELNKILEQKEKEREVIPQLKLSDVKEETPPKKIKLLDGTFVVDGKENFDTPHVEEDNILKDPDWVKTPIGRRVMVEKKNIVQTMRQTMKSKLSFEDDQKTEKPGKRSSDGGCACTTNCQSNRCGCRKTGLSCRGNCKCNTLACTNRTEETIEQISDKRTFKKPRKTCVAIRRAAKFNEFFHPETP
- the LOC123308435 gene encoding chromosome-associated kinesin KIF4 isoform X3, producing the protein MGDNSSVKVAVRLRPLVKSEIEKGCKNILEVYKDVSQIHVKDSEKAFTYNYVLDTDASQIDLYNSCVKDIIPNLFEGYNLTILAYGQTGSGKTYSMGTTYTGNEDMGVIPRSVKQIFEIVKDNFTFDFTITVSFMELYQEILYDLLSEKPREQCMLEIREDPNKGIHIPGLTEIPVETTNDIFNCLIRGSSGRATACTNMNAQSSRSHAIFTLTIAMQAKHNSEENKTAKFHLVDLAGSERPKKTGAVGTTFKEGVNINKGLLVLGNVISLLGEEKQENRFIPYRDSNLTRLLKDSLGGNSITLMIACVSPADYNIDETLSTLRYADRARKIKNKPIVNQDPQVAQINELKKTVKMLQLQILGQGGPTVSLEKIRLLEQEVADIRAKNRDLTHKLSSALNDKASFLEKLLHLQTCNEMLSKKIFDLKENYDITLNNITIALESGDADTLKDCKTKFEEMKHQFEDLNAETKKAEVDMNEQEAEFTSLMDANNHCNETQAKEINDIQEHYATRQIELNNELKELMKKLAMKEFLAKELERNTQNMVDYNNIRENELRIEALEKEKNELMQQLKNVQHNVPSKIAEERRKRVKELENQIHELTRKLNEQNKLIRLKEKDEHKIKQLNHEILLMKQNRVKLVKSMKEESEKFRTWKLQRERELAKLRQEDVKKKNQIQKMQTMHLKQQNVLKRKVEEAVAANKRLKDALATRKIAQELKSSGLERFTNWLKHEVEVALGFTEIEMTLAGLLEDRALLQKQLDNLQSSSNPDLAEIKNLEYDIELRSVQIQDMQQKLLDADDDAKSRINLDNIQTMAEAKQGMRVLIDLAMELKKKECSLTMKSIELENTPSENHPEKKVYDEKLKELEKEYSSSLNNLEQEYQEKIAILLGQLRGVELKANNSETDSFSKIIKMQTEQLEIQGKKIEELNKILEQKEKEREVIPQLKLSDVKEETPPKKIKLLDGTFVVDGKENFDTPHVEEDNILKDPDWVKTPIGRRVMVEKKNIVQTMRQTMKSKLSFEDQRKKRAFKQIRLYRRKSKSSSKDAVD